A segment of the Bordetella flabilis genome:
TATATGGATTCCTTCGCCAAGGAGACGCTTCCGGTATCGCTGGAAGAAGAGATGCGTCGCAGTTACCTCGATTACGCCATGAGCGTGATCGTGGGGCGGGCCCTGCCCGATGTTCGGGATGGGCTGAAACCCGTGCACCGGCGCGTGCTGTTCGCCATGCACGAACTGAACAATGACTGGAATCGACCCTATAAGAAGTCGGCCCGTATCGTGGGCGACGTCATCGGTAAGTATCACCCGCATGGCGACCAGGCGGTTTACGACTCCATCGTCCGGATGGCTCAGGACTTCTCGCTGCGCTACATGCTGGTGGATGGGCAGGGGAACTTCGGGTCGATCGACGGCGATAACGCCGCGGCGATGCGTTACACCGAAATCAGGTTGGCCAAGATCGCCCACGAGTTGCTCGCGGACATCGACCAGGAAACGGTCGACTTCGGGCCCAACTACGACGGCAGCGAAAAAGAACCGCTGCTGCTACCCTCGCGCCTGCCCAACCTGCTGGTGAACGGCAGCTCGGGGATCGCGGTCGGCATGGCCACCAATATCCCGCCGCACAACCTCCAGGAGGTCATCGACGGGTGCCTTTATTGCCTGCGCAATCCCGGATGCGGCGTGGAGGAGTTGATCGAACTGATTCCTGCGCCGGATTTCCCCACGGGGGGGATCATCTACGGGCTGGCTGGCGTGCGGGAAGGCTATCGTACCGGCCGCGGGCGTGTGGTCATGCGCGCCAAGACGCACATCGAGGACATGGAAAAGGGGAACCGGCAGGCGATCGTGATCGACGCCATCCCCTTCCAGGTCAACAAGAAGACGCTGCAGGAGCGCATCGCCGAACTGGTCAACGAAAAGAAGATCGAGGGCATTTCCGATATCCGGGACGAATCGGATAAGGACGGGATGCGCCTGGTCATCGAGCTCAAGCGCGGCGAAGTCCCAGAGGTGGTGCTGAACAACCTCTATAAGAATACGCAGTTGCAGGACACTTTCGGGATGAACCTGGTCGCGCTGGTGGATGGCCAGCCGCGCCTGCTCAACCTGAAGCAGATGGTGGAGTACTTCCTGCAGCATCGACGGGAAGTGGTGACCCGCCGCACGGTGTTCCAACTGCGCAAGGCGCGCGAGCGGGGCCATGTGCTGGAAGGCCTGGCGGTGGCCCTGGCCAATATCGACGAATTCATCGCCATCATCAAGGCGGCGCCGACTCCGCCGGTGGCGCGCCAGGAATTGATGGCCCGGACCTGGGATTCGTCACTGGTACGCGAGATGTTGTCGCGCGCCGATGGCGACACGCCGGGCGGTATCGCGGCGTACCGGCCGGACGACCTGCTGCCGGCCTACGGCATGCAGAGCGACGGCCTGTATCGGCTGAGCGATACGCAGGCGCAGGAAATCCTGAATATGCGCCTGCAGCGCCTGACCGGTCTGGAGCAGGACAAGATCGTCGGCGAATACAAGGAGGTCATGGCGACCATCGCCGACCTGCTCGATATCCTTGCCCGGCCCGAGCGTATTACGAGCATCATCGGCGACGAGCTGCAGGCCATCAAGGCGGAGTTTTCCACCGGCGCCAAGGATGTGCGCCGCTCGGAGATCGAGCTCAACGCGACCGAGCTGGATACCGAAGACCTCATTACGCCGACCGACATGGTGGTGACGCTGTCGCATGGCGGCTATATCAAGAGCCAGCCTCTGTCGGAATATCGGGCCCAGAAACGTGGCGGTCGCGGCAAGCAGGCCACCGCGATGAAGGAAGACGACTGGATCGACCAGCTCTTCATCGCCAACACGCACGATTTCCTGCTGTGCTTCTCCAATCGCGGCCGGGTCTACTGGCTGAAGGTCTGGGAAGTCCCCCAAGGGACGCGTACATCGCGCGGCAAGCCCATCGTCAACATGTTCCCGCTGATCGACGGCGAAAAAATCAACGTCGTGCTCCCGGTCAAGGAGTTCAGCGAGGATCACTACGTGTTCATGGCGACTTCGCGCGGTACCGTGAAAAAGACGCCGCTTTCGGACTTCTCCAATCCACGCAAGGCGGGCATCATCGCCGTCGACCTGGATGAGGGCGACTTCCTCATCGGCGCCGACCTGACCGATGGCAAGCACGACGTCATGCTCTTCTCGGATGCCGGCAAGGCCGTGCGTTTCGACGAAAACGACGTGCGCCCCATGGGCCGCAACGCCCGCGGCGTCCGCGGCATGATGCTGGAGGATAGCCAGGGGGTCATCGCCATGCTGGTGGCGGGGGACGAAGCGCAGAGCGTGCTGACGGCGACGCAAAACGGCTTTGGCAAGCGTACGCCCATCACTGAATACACGCGCCACGGGCGTGGCACGAAGGGCATGATCGCAATCCAGACCAGCTCGCGCAACGGCAAGGTCGTGGGAGCGGTGCTCGTCACGCCGTCCGATGAAATCATGCTGATCACCACCGGCGGCGTGCTGGTCCGTACCCGCGTATCGGAGATCCGCGAAATGGGCCGCGCCACGCAGGGCGTCACGTTGATCAGTGTCGACGATGGCAGCCACCTCTCGGGCGTCCGCCGCGTGGTTGAAAGTGATGCCGACCTCGATATCGAGGCCGACACCGAGGAAGGCCAAACGCCGGCCGACGCGGCCGACAACGGCGAATCGACTGAGCCCACGGAGGAGTGATGGCGCGTCCATGGAATTTCTCGGCGGGGCCATCGGCCCTGCCCGAAGCCGTGCTGCAACAGGCGGCGGCCGAAATGCTCGACTGGCACGGCAGCGGCATGTCCGTGATGGAAATGAGCCATCGGGGCAAGCAGTTCGTGCAGATCTGCGACGAGGCCGAACAGGACTTGCGTGATCTGCTCGGGGTCTCGGACGACTATGCCATCCTCTTCATGCAGGGCGGCGCGACCGCGGAAAACGCCATCGTTCCCATGAACCTGATCGGCCGGCGCGGCCGTGCGGCGGCCGACTATGTATTGACCGGCCAGTGGTCCGTTAAGTCCCACAAAGAGGCCGCCAAGTACGGGGACATCCATGTGGCCGCTACCAGCGGCAGCGAGGTCGAACTCGACGGTCAATTGCAGAAACCCTGGACCTGGGTGCCGCCGGTGGAAACGTGGAAGGTCCGCCAGGACGCGGCCTACCTGCATTTCTGCAGTAACGAGACGGTGGGCGGCGTGGAGTTCAGCGATTGGCCGACGGCGGATCGCCT
Coding sequences within it:
- the gyrA gene encoding DNA gyrase subunit A; the protein is MDSFAKETLPVSLEEEMRRSYLDYAMSVIVGRALPDVRDGLKPVHRRVLFAMHELNNDWNRPYKKSARIVGDVIGKYHPHGDQAVYDSIVRMAQDFSLRYMLVDGQGNFGSIDGDNAAAMRYTEIRLAKIAHELLADIDQETVDFGPNYDGSEKEPLLLPSRLPNLLVNGSSGIAVGMATNIPPHNLQEVIDGCLYCLRNPGCGVEELIELIPAPDFPTGGIIYGLAGVREGYRTGRGRVVMRAKTHIEDMEKGNRQAIVIDAIPFQVNKKTLQERIAELVNEKKIEGISDIRDESDKDGMRLVIELKRGEVPEVVLNNLYKNTQLQDTFGMNLVALVDGQPRLLNLKQMVEYFLQHRREVVTRRTVFQLRKARERGHVLEGLAVALANIDEFIAIIKAAPTPPVARQELMARTWDSSLVREMLSRADGDTPGGIAAYRPDDLLPAYGMQSDGLYRLSDTQAQEILNMRLQRLTGLEQDKIVGEYKEVMATIADLLDILARPERITSIIGDELQAIKAEFSTGAKDVRRSEIELNATELDTEDLITPTDMVVTLSHGGYIKSQPLSEYRAQKRGGRGKQATAMKEDDWIDQLFIANTHDFLLCFSNRGRVYWLKVWEVPQGTRTSRGKPIVNMFPLIDGEKINVVLPVKEFSEDHYVFMATSRGTVKKTPLSDFSNPRKAGIIAVDLDEGDFLIGADLTDGKHDVMLFSDAGKAVRFDENDVRPMGRNARGVRGMMLEDSQGVIAMLVAGDEAQSVLTATQNGFGKRTPITEYTRHGRGTKGMIAIQTSSRNGKVVGAVLVTPSDEIMLITTGGVLVRTRVSEIREMGRATQGVTLISVDDGSHLSGVRRVVESDADLDIEADTEEGQTPADAADNGESTEPTEE